A region from the Lentimonas sp. CC4 genome encodes:
- a CDS encoding metalloregulator ArsR/SmtB family transcription factor, with product MPTQETDLDVLAKQLWAIGDPVRLQILRILPTEPTCENACNVSKIAERIGLSQPATSHHLRILRQAGIIANEKKCRDMIYWVQVDASSAVTEALREVLHASD from the coding sequence ATGCCAACACAGGAAACAGATCTCGATGTCCTCGCGAAGCAGCTTTGGGCGATTGGCGATCCCGTGCGCTTGCAGATCTTGCGGATTCTGCCGACGGAGCCGACTTGTGAGAACGCCTGTAACGTCTCGAAGATTGCCGAGCGCATCGGGCTTTCTCAGCCGGCGACATCGCATCATCTACGGATTCTTCGCCAGGCGGGAATCATCGCGAATGAGAAGAAGTGTCGTGATATGATCTACTGGGTGCAGGTCGATGCGTCCAGCGCAGTGACTGAGGCCTTGCGCGAAGTATTGCACGCTTCGGATTAA